Part of the Pseudomonas lijiangensis genome is shown below.
TGCAGTACTTCACCGAGCTGGTCGTACCGCTGTTGCAGCAACGTGGTCTGTTCCGCAGCGAATACACAGGTTCCACCCTGCGCGAGCACTTTGGTCTGTCAGTGCCGGTCAATCGCCATGCGCCAGACGCCCAGAGCGTCAGCGCCAGAGAGGAAGCCGTGGCATGAGCCTTTCCCAGCTTCGCCCACAGAACGCTGCCGAATCAGCCGAGGCTTTCACCGCCCGGCTCGCCCAGATCACCGCCCGACTGGCCGAAACCGCAGAGCACTACGATGTCAGCGGCGAATTTCCTCACGCCAACTTTCGTCTGCTGCATGAACACGGCCTGCTGGGCCTGACGGTACCCAAAGACCTGGGCGGCGGTGGCGCCGACCTGGCTCAGGCACTGCAAGCCGTCAGCGCCGTTGCCAGGGGTGAACCTTCCACAGCGCTGATTCTGGTCATGCAATACATCCAGCATTCCCGTTTACAGGAAAGCAAAAGCTGGCCAAAGGACTTACGTGTGCTGATTGCAAAACAGGCCGTGCAGGATGGCGCGCTGATCAATGCCCTGCGGGTGGAGCCGGATCTCGGCACCCCGGCTCGCGGCGGTCTGCCAGCTACCATCGCCCGCCGTACCGCGCAGGGCTGGCGGATCAGCGGCAGCAAGATTTACTCCACCGGAAGCCATGGCCTGACCTGGTTCAGCGTCTGGGCTCGCAGCGACGATGAAGATCCGCTGGTCGGTGCCTGGCTGGTACACAAGGACACGCCCGGCATCAGGATCGTCGAAGACTGGGACCACCTGGGGATGCGTGCCACCAGCAGCCATGAAGTGATTTTCGAGGATGTGCTGGTGCCGCTGGAACATGCGGTCAGCGTAAGCCGCTGGAGTGCGCCACAACCGGAGCTCGACGCCTCGGGCCTGCTGTGGATGTCGGTTCTGCTGTCATCGGTCTATGACGGTATCGCCCACTCGGCAAGGGATTGGCTGGTGCACTGGCTGGAACAGCGCAAGCCGTCCAACCTGGGTGCCACATTGTCGACCCTGCCCCGTTTTCAGGAAGCCGTGGGGCATATCGATACCTTGCTGTTCGCCAATCAGAACCTGTTGCAGTCTGCCGCCCAGGGCCTGGTCCCGACGAAAAACGCCGCGCAGATCAAATATCTGGTAACCGGCAATGCCCTTCGCGCTGTAGAACTGGCCATTGAAGCGACGGGCAATCCCGGCCTGTCGCGCAGCAATCCGCTGCAACGGCATTACCGCAACGTGCTGTGCGGGAGGGTCCATACGCCGCAAAACGACGCGGTCCTTCAGGGTGTGGGCAAGGCCGTTTTCGCTGCGCGCAGCACGCCTTTATAAAAGACATCATCAGATCGTCTTTTCCGATGATGATCACTCTAATTGAGAGGCGTTTTCATGAGTAACTTCGTGAGGGCGCCAACCAAAATAAAAAAGCAACATTCAATATTAAAACCCCCTCCGATCAATCCTTTAGCAACTAATACTTTACTTCCCCCGCCCTTTACATCCTCTTTGAAAATCACCCTCCACTAGTTACCGAATCGCGATAGTAAATCTATCTAAAACTCATATTAGTTCGCCTTGAAAAAATGCTAAAACGTATAGACCCTTAAGCCATTCACCTAGGAAACACAACATTCACTCACATCCGAGACAGCGCAACCCCGATCAAAAAGCATTGAAAAAAATGACTTTTACCTGACGATTCGGTCAGCTAAAAATCCATAAACTCTCATCGTGGAATCTGCCGATCGCGGAACAAGGATTAGGGGTTATCCCGATATTGACGTCAATTTACCATCGCTACTATCCGATTATCTTTAAGACAATCGAATGGATGCGAGCATGGCTATCTACATTGGTTTTTGGCTTGGGCTCGTAGTCGGTGCCACCGGAATAATACTGGGGCAAAACACCATTTCAGCCATTGGCCTGGCCATTATTGGGGCCACTACCGTCGCGCTGCACTTGCGCGCCAAATCGCCAACCCCACAGATCACGTCTGAAAATCCCGGATCAGGCTTGCCCCAGCCCCAAGGCCAACCCGACGTACCGGCTCTGTTGCACACCATCGTCCCCAGCTGGAGCGATAGCATCAACCAGAGCCGTGATCTGCTGCAGACCAATATCAGCGAACTGTTCAACAGCTTCAGCAATATTGCGACCCGTCTGGAAGGCAGCCTCAACAACTCTGAAAACATTCTGGGTAATGGCGGTGTCGGTGCCAGCCTGCTTGAAGCCAACCAGCGGCTCGAGGAAGTGACCCGCTCCTTCAACGCCAGCAGTCAGCGCCAGCAGGAGTTGACGACAACGATCAGCAAACTCGACAGCTATGCCAGCCAGTTGCAGTTCATGGCCAAGCGCGTGCAGGAAATCGCCAGCCAGACCAACCTTCTGGCCCTCAATGCCGCCATCGAGGCCGCTCGTGCAGGGGAACATGGTCGCGGTTTCTCGGTTGTAGCCGATGAAGTGCGCAAGCTTTCTTCGCTATCCGCCGAGACAGGCCAGGGCATGGACACCAAAGTCGAAGAGATCAACAAGGCCATCCAGTCCACCATCACCGCCGCAGCCGAACTGGGCGAAAGCGAGCGTAGCAATCTGGATTTCCTCAACGACTCGGTCACCAAGGTCATGACCCGCCTTGGAGAGAACCTCAACGAACTCTCCGATTCGTCCCATGCACTGCAACGCGACGCCCGCGATACCCAGCGCGACATCCACTCGATCATGGTCAACCTGCAGTTCCAGGATCGTGCCGATCAGATGCTCGATCATGTCCAGGCCGACCAGCAACAACTGCTCAGCGCCCTGCACAGTCAGGACGAGAGTCTCGATGACCCG
Proteins encoded:
- a CDS encoding acyl-CoA dehydrogenase family protein, giving the protein MSLSQLRPQNAAESAEAFTARLAQITARLAETAEHYDVSGEFPHANFRLLHEHGLLGLTVPKDLGGGGADLAQALQAVSAVARGEPSTALILVMQYIQHSRLQESKSWPKDLRVLIAKQAVQDGALINALRVEPDLGTPARGGLPATIARRTAQGWRISGSKIYSTGSHGLTWFSVWARSDDEDPLVGAWLVHKDTPGIRIVEDWDHLGMRATSSHEVIFEDVLVPLEHAVSVSRWSAPQPELDASGLLWMSVLLSSVYDGIAHSARDWLVHWLEQRKPSNLGATLSTLPRFQEAVGHIDTLLFANQNLLQSAAQGLVPTKNAAQIKYLVTGNALRAVELAIEATGNPGLSRSNPLQRHYRNVLCGRVHTPQNDAVLQGVGKAVFAARSTPL
- a CDS encoding methyl-accepting chemotaxis protein, translating into MAIYIGFWLGLVVGATGIILGQNTISAIGLAIIGATTVALHLRAKSPTPQITSENPGSGLPQPQGQPDVPALLHTIVPSWSDSINQSRDLLQTNISELFNSFSNIATRLEGSLNNSENILGNGGVGASLLEANQRLEEVTRSFNASSQRQQELTTTISKLDSYASQLQFMAKRVQEIASQTNLLALNAAIEAARAGEHGRGFSVVADEVRKLSSLSAETGQGMDTKVEEINKAIQSTITAAAELGESERSNLDFLNDSVTKVMTRLGENLNELSDSSHALQRDARDTQRDIHSIMVNLQFQDRADQMLDHVQADQQQLLSALHSQDESLDDPHAWLDRLRQRFTTEEERHGRPQAAASEITFF